Proteins found in one Magnolia sinica isolate HGM2019 chromosome 5, MsV1, whole genome shotgun sequence genomic segment:
- the LOC131246334 gene encoding extensin-2-like isoform X18 translates to MRLPIGDPSSWGRLWPHILLAFAIIFLSSNVEATGEPYIYASPPPPYEYKSPPPPSPSPPPPYYYKSPPPPSPSPPPPYYYKSPPPPSPSPPPPYYYESPPPPEKSPPPPYYYKSPPPPSPSPPPPYYYKSPPPPEKSPPPPYYYKSPPPPSPSPPPPYYYKSPPPPEKSPPPPYYYKSPPPPSPSPPPPYYYKSPPPPEKSPPPPYYYKSPPPPEKSPPPPYYYKSPPPPEKSPPPPYYYKSPPPPEKSPPPPYYYKSPPPPSPSPPPPYYYKSPPPPKEYPTPPYYYKSPPPPKEYPTPPYYYKSPPPPSPSPPPPYYYKSPPPPSPSPPPPYYYKSPPPPSPSPPPPYYYKSPPPPSPSPPPPYYYKSPPPPSPSPPPPYYYKSPPPPSPYPPPPYYYKSPPPPVPVPHPHPHHHPLIVKVVGKVYCYRCYDWKYPKKSHDKKHLKGAVVKITCKAGDKEIVAYGKTKINGKYSIAVEGYDYMKYGDEACKAMLHAPPKDSKCNIPTNLHYGKKGAMLKVKSKTHEEVVLKAKPFAYAPKTPYKECEKPKPKPPTYYYKSPPPPTPTYYYKSPPPPPPTYYYKSPPPPVYYYKSPPPPPPTYYYKSPPPPVYYYKSPPPPPPTYYYKSPPPPVYYYKSPPPPPPTYYYKSPPPPVYYYKSPPPPSPSPHPYYYKSPPPPSPSPHPYYYKSPPPPSPSPHPYYYKSPPPPSPSPPPPYYYKSPPPPSPSPPHPYYYKSPPPPSPSPPHPYYYKSPPPPSPSPPPPYYYKSPPPPSPSPPPPYYYKSPPPPSPSPPPPYYYKSPPPPNPSPPPPYYYKSPPPPSPSLHPPYYYKSPPPPSPSPPPPYYYKSPPPPSPSPPPPYYYKSPPPPSPSPPTPYYYKSPPPPSPSPHPYYYKSPPPPSPSPPPPYYYKSPPPPSPSPHPYYYKSPPPPSPSPPPPYYYKSPPPPSPSPPPPYYYKSPPPPSPSPPHPYYYKSPPPPSPSPPPPYYYKSPPPPSPSPPPPYYYKSPPPPSPSPPPPYYYKSPPPPSPSPPPPYYYNSPPPPSPSPPPPYYYKSPPPPSPSPPPPYYYKSPPPPDASPPPPYYYKSPPPPSPSPPPPYYYKSPPPPSPSPPPPYYYKSPPPPSPSPHPYLYSSPPPPIHY, encoded by the exons ATGAGACTACCGATCGGCGACCCCTCATCATGGGGTCGTCTGTGGCCACACATACTACTGGCCTTTGCAATCATCTTCTTGTCTAGCAATGTAGAAGCTACCGGCGAGCCGTACATTTACGCCTCGCCACCACCACCATATGAGTATAAGTCGCCGCCACCGCCGTCGCCTTCCCCTCCACCACCATATTACTATAAATCACCACCACCACCGTCTCCGTCACCCCCGCCACCTTACTACTACAAATCGCCGCCTCCTCCGTCTCCGTCTCCGCCACCACCTTACTACTACGAGTCACCACCACCACCTGAAAAGTCCCCTCCACCACCGTATTACTACAAATCTCCTCCACCACCCTCTCCATCTCCACCACCACCTTACTACTACAAGTCACCACCACCACCTGAAAAATCCCCTCCACCACCATATTACTACAAATCTCCTCCACCACCCTCTCCATCTCCTCCACCACCTTACTACTACAAATCTCCACCCCCTCCTGAGAAATCTCCTCCACCACCATACTACTACAAATCTCCTCCACCACCCtctccatcaccaccaccaccttacTACTACAAATCTCCACCACCTCCTGAGAAATCTCCACCACCACCATACTACTACAAATCTCCACCACCTCCTGAGAAATCTCCACCACCACCATACTACTACAAATCTCCACCACCTCCTGAGAAATCTCCTCCACCACCATACTACTACAAATCTCCACCACCTCCTGAGAAATCTCCTCCACCACCATACTACTACAAATCTCCACCACCGCCGTCTCCATCTCCACCACCTCCTTACTACTACAAATCTCCACCCCCACCGAAGGAATATCCAACACCACCATACTACTACAAATCTCCACCCCCGCCAAAGGAATATCCAACACCACCATACTACTACAAATCTCCACCACCACCATCTCCCTCTCCACCACCCCCTTACTACTATAAATccccaccaccaccatcaccatctcctccacCGCCTTACTACTACAAGTCACCACCTCCTCCTTCACCCTCACCTCCACCACCATACTACTACAAGTCTCCCCCACCACCATCACCGTCTCCGCCGCCACCTTACTACTACAAGTCtcccccaccaccatcaccatcaccaccaccaccttacTACTACAAATCTCCACCACCACCTTCCCCATATCCACCACCTCCATACTACTACAAATCACCACCACCTCCAGTGCCAGtcccacacccacacccacaccaccACCCCCTCATCGTGAAGGTCGTCGGAAAGGTTTACTGCTACCGATGCTACGACTGGAAATATCCCAAGAAGTCCCATGACAAGAAACATCTCAAAG GTGCTGTTGTGAAAATCACGTGCAAGGCTGGAGACAAAGAGATTGTAGCCTATGGCAAGACCAAGATCAATGGAAAATACAGCATTGCTGTGGAAGGCTATGATTATATGAAATATGGAGATGAGGCTTGCAAGGCCATGCTCCATGCACCACCAAAGGACTCCAAGTGTAACATCCCCACAAACCTCCATTATGGCAAGAAAGGGGCCATGCTCAAAGTGAAATCCAAAACCCATGAAGAGGTTGTCCTTAAAGCCAAGCCATTTGCCTATGCACCCAAGACCCCGTACAAGGAATGCGAGAAACCTAAGCCAAAACCACCTACTTACTACTACAAATCCCCACCCCCACCCACACCCACTTACTACTACAAGTCGCCACCACCTCCCCCGCCGACGTACTACTATAAGTCTCCACCACCACCAGTCTACTACTACAAGTCGCCACCACCTCCCCCGCCGACGTATTACTACAAGTCTCCACCACCACCAGTCTACTACTACAAGTCGCCACCACCTCCCCCGCCGACATACTACTACAAGTCTCCACCACCACCAGTCTACTACTACAAGTCCCCAC CACCTCCCCCACCAACATACTACTACAAGTCTCCACCACCACCAGTCTACTACTACAAGTCCCCACCTCCACCATCGCCATCTCCCCATCCTTACTACTACAAGTCCCCACCTCCACCATCGCCATCTCCTCATCCTTACTACTACAAGTCCCCACCTCCACCATCGCCATCTCCCCATCCTTACTACTACAAGTCCCCACCCCCACCATCGCCATCTCCTCCTCCTCCATACTACTACAAGTCCCCACccccaccatcaccatcacccccTCATCCCTACTACTACAAATCCCCACCACCCCCATCACCATCCCCACCACATCCATACTACTACAAATCCCCACCTCCCCCATCGCCATCTCCACCACCACCCTACTACTACAAATCCCCACCACCTCCATCTCCAAGCCCACCACCTCCCTACTACTACAAGTCCCCACCCCCACCATCGCCGTCTCCTCCTCCTCCATACTATTACAAATCACCTCCACCACCAAATCCATCTCCACCACCTCCCTACTACTACAAGTCCCCGCCCCCACCATCACCGTCATTGCATCCTCCCTACTACTACAAATCCCCACCCCCACCATCGCCATCTCCTCCTCCCCCTTACTACTACAAATCCCCACCTCCACCATCACCATCTCCACCACCACCCTATTACTACAAATCTCCTCCTCCCCCATCACCTTCACCACCAACACCTTATTACTACAAGAGCCCACCACCTCCCTCACCATCTCCTCATCCATACTACTACAAGTCCCCACCTCCACCATCACCCTCACCACCACCACCCTATTACTACAAATCTCCCCCTCCCCCATCACCATCCCCACATCCATACTACTACAAGTCCCCGCCACCCCCATCACCATCTCCACCCCCTCCTTACTACTACAAGTCTCCACCTCCACCATCGCCATCTCCTCCCCCTCCTTACTACTACAAGTCCCCACCCCcaccatcaccatctcctccccaTCCTTACTACTACAAGTCTCCACCGCCACCATCCCCATCTCCTCCTCCTCCATACTACTACAAGTCCCCACccccaccatcaccatcacccccTCCTCCCTACTACTACAAATCCCCACCACCCCCATCACCATCCCCACCACCTCCATACTACTACAAATCCCCACCTCCCCCATCACCATCTCCACCACCACCCTACTACTACAATTCCCCACCACCTCCATCGCCATCTCCGCCACCTCCCTACTACTACAAGTCCCCACCCCCACCATCGCCATCTCCTCCTCCTCCCTACTATTACAAATCACCTCCACCACCAGATGCATCACCACCACCTCCCTACTACTACAAGTCCCCGCCCCCACCATCACCGTCACCGCCTCCTCCCTACTACTACAAATCCCCGCCCCcaccatcaccatctcctcctcCCCCCTACTACTACAAATCCCCACCACCACCCTCACCATCCCCTCATCCATACCTCTACTCCTCCCCTCCCCCTCCAATCCACTACTAA
- the LOC131246334 gene encoding extensin-2-like isoform X16, translating to MRLPIGDPSSWGRLWPHILLAFAIIFLSSNVEATGEPYIYASPPPPYEYKSPPPPSPSPPPPYYYKSPPPPSPSPPPPYYYKSPPPPSPSPPPPYYYESPPPPEKSPPPPYYYKSPPPPSPSPPPPYYYKSPPPPEKSPPPPYYYKSPPPPSPSPPPPYYYKSPPPPEKSPPPPYYYKSPPPPSPSPPPPYYYKSPPPPEKSPPPPYYYKSPPPPEKSPPPPYYYKSPPPPEKSPPPPYYYKSPPPPEKSPPPPYYYKSPPPPSPSPPPPYYYKSPPPPKEYPTPPYYYKSPPPPKEYPTPPYYYKSPPPPSPSPPPPYYYKSPPPPSPSPPPPYYYKSPPPPSPSPPPPYYYKSPPPPSPSPPPPYYYKSPPPPSPSPPPPYYYKSPPPPSPYPPPPYYYKSPPPPVPVPHPHPHHHPLIVKVVGKVYCYRCYDWKYPKKSHDKKHLKGAVVKITCKAGDKEIVAYGKTKINGKYSIAVEGYDYMKYGDEACKAMLHAPPKDSKCNIPTNLHYGKKGAMLKVKSKTHEEVVLKAKPFAYAPKTPYKECEKPKPKPPTYYYKSPPPPTPTYYYKSPPPPPPTYYYKSPPPPVYYYKSPPPPPPTYYYKSPPPPVYYYKSPPPPPPTYYYKSPPPPVYYYKSPPPPSPSPPPPYYYKSPPPPPPTYYYKSPPPPVYYYKSPPPPSPSPHPYYYKSPPPPSPSPHPYYYKSPPPPSPSPHPYYYKSPPPPSPSPPPPYYYKSPPPPSPSPPHPYYYKSPPPPSPSPPHPYYYKSPPPPSPSPPPPYYYKSPPPPSPSPPPPYYYKSPPPPSPSPPPPYYYKSPPPPNPSPPPPYYYKSPPPPSPSLHPPYYYKSPPPPSPSPPPPYYYKSPPPPSPSPPPPYYYKSPPPPSPSPPTPYYYKSPPPPSPSPHPYYYKSPPPPSPSPPPPYYYKSPPPPSPSPHPYYYKSPPPPSPSPPPPYYYKSPPPPSPSPPPPYYYKSPPPPSPSPPHPYYYKSPPPPSPSPPPPYYYKSPPPPSPSPPPPYYYKSPPPPSPSPPPPYYYKSPPPPSPSPPPPYYYNSPPPPSPSPPPPYYYKSPPPPSPSPPPPYYYKSPPPPDASPPPPYYYKSPPPPSPSPPPPYYYKSPPPPSPSPPPPYYYKSPPPPSPSPHPYLYSSPPPPIHY from the exons ATGAGACTACCGATCGGCGACCCCTCATCATGGGGTCGTCTGTGGCCACACATACTACTGGCCTTTGCAATCATCTTCTTGTCTAGCAATGTAGAAGCTACCGGCGAGCCGTACATTTACGCCTCGCCACCACCACCATATGAGTATAAGTCGCCGCCACCGCCGTCGCCTTCCCCTCCACCACCATATTACTATAAATCACCACCACCACCGTCTCCGTCACCCCCGCCACCTTACTACTACAAATCGCCGCCTCCTCCGTCTCCGTCTCCGCCACCACCTTACTACTACGAGTCACCACCACCACCTGAAAAGTCCCCTCCACCACCGTATTACTACAAATCTCCTCCACCACCCTCTCCATCTCCACCACCACCTTACTACTACAAGTCACCACCACCACCTGAAAAATCCCCTCCACCACCATATTACTACAAATCTCCTCCACCACCCTCTCCATCTCCTCCACCACCTTACTACTACAAATCTCCACCCCCTCCTGAGAAATCTCCTCCACCACCATACTACTACAAATCTCCTCCACCACCCtctccatcaccaccaccaccttacTACTACAAATCTCCACCACCTCCTGAGAAATCTCCACCACCACCATACTACTACAAATCTCCACCACCTCCTGAGAAATCTCCACCACCACCATACTACTACAAATCTCCACCACCTCCTGAGAAATCTCCTCCACCACCATACTACTACAAATCTCCACCACCTCCTGAGAAATCTCCTCCACCACCATACTACTACAAATCTCCACCACCGCCGTCTCCATCTCCACCACCTCCTTACTACTACAAATCTCCACCCCCACCGAAGGAATATCCAACACCACCATACTACTACAAATCTCCACCCCCGCCAAAGGAATATCCAACACCACCATACTACTACAAATCTCCACCACCACCATCTCCCTCTCCACCACCCCCTTACTACTATAAATccccaccaccaccatcaccatctcctccacCGCCTTACTACTACAAGTCACCACCTCCTCCTTCACCCTCACCTCCACCACCATACTACTACAAGTCTCCCCCACCACCATCACCGTCTCCGCCGCCACCTTACTACTACAAGTCtcccccaccaccatcaccatcaccaccaccaccttacTACTACAAATCTCCACCACCACCTTCCCCATATCCACCACCTCCATACTACTACAAATCACCACCACCTCCAGTGCCAGtcccacacccacacccacaccaccACCCCCTCATCGTGAAGGTCGTCGGAAAGGTTTACTGCTACCGATGCTACGACTGGAAATATCCCAAGAAGTCCCATGACAAGAAACATCTCAAAG GTGCTGTTGTGAAAATCACGTGCAAGGCTGGAGACAAAGAGATTGTAGCCTATGGCAAGACCAAGATCAATGGAAAATACAGCATTGCTGTGGAAGGCTATGATTATATGAAATATGGAGATGAGGCTTGCAAGGCCATGCTCCATGCACCACCAAAGGACTCCAAGTGTAACATCCCCACAAACCTCCATTATGGCAAGAAAGGGGCCATGCTCAAAGTGAAATCCAAAACCCATGAAGAGGTTGTCCTTAAAGCCAAGCCATTTGCCTATGCACCCAAGACCCCGTACAAGGAATGCGAGAAACCTAAGCCAAAACCACCTACTTACTACTACAAATCCCCACCCCCACCCACACCCACTTACTACTACAAGTCGCCACCACCTCCCCCGCCGACGTACTACTATAAGTCTCCACCACCACCAGTCTACTACTACAAGTCGCCACCACCTCCCCCGCCGACGTATTACTACAAGTCTCCACCACCACCAGTCTACTACTACAAGTCGCCACCACCTCCCCCGCCGACATACTACTACAAGTCTCCACCACCACCAGTCTACTACTACAAGTCCCCAC CTCCACCATCGCCATCTCCTCCCCCTCCTTACTACTACAAGTCACCACCACCTCCCCCACCAACATACTACTACAAGTCTCCACCACCACCAGTCTACTACTACAAGTCCCCACCTCCACCATCGCCATCTCCCCATCCTTACTACTACAAGTCCCCACCTCCACCATCGCCATCTCCTCATCCTTACTACTACAAGTCCCCACCTCCACCATCGCCATCTCCCCATCCTTACTACTACAAGTCCCCACCCCCACCATCGCCATCTCCTCCTCCTCCATACTACTACAAGTCCCCACccccaccatcaccatcacccccTCATCCCTACTACTACAAATCCCCACCACCCCCATCACCATCCCCACCACATCCATACTACTACAAATCCCCACCTCCCCCATCGCCATCTCCACCACCACCCTACTACTACAAATCCCCACCACCTCCATCTCCAAGCCCACCACCTCCCTACTACTACAAGTCCCCACCCCCACCATCGCCGTCTCCTCCTCCTCCATACTATTACAAATCACCTCCACCACCAAATCCATCTCCACCACCTCCCTACTACTACAAGTCCCCGCCCCCACCATCACCGTCATTGCATCCTCCCTACTACTACAAATCCCCACCCCCACCATCGCCATCTCCTCCTCCCCCTTACTACTACAAATCCCCACCTCCACCATCACCATCTCCACCACCACCCTATTACTACAAATCTCCTCCTCCCCCATCACCTTCACCACCAACACCTTATTACTACAAGAGCCCACCACCTCCCTCACCATCTCCTCATCCATACTACTACAAGTCCCCACCTCCACCATCACCCTCACCACCACCACCCTATTACTACAAATCTCCCCCTCCCCCATCACCATCCCCACATCCATACTACTACAAGTCCCCGCCACCCCCATCACCATCTCCACCCCCTCCTTACTACTACAAGTCTCCACCTCCACCATCGCCATCTCCTCCCCCTCCTTACTACTACAAGTCCCCACCCCcaccatcaccatctcctccccaTCCTTACTACTACAAGTCTCCACCGCCACCATCCCCATCTCCTCCTCCTCCATACTACTACAAGTCCCCACccccaccatcaccatcacccccTCCTCCCTACTACTACAAATCCCCACCACCCCCATCACCATCCCCACCACCTCCATACTACTACAAATCCCCACCTCCCCCATCACCATCTCCACCACCACCCTACTACTACAATTCCCCACCACCTCCATCGCCATCTCCGCCACCTCCCTACTACTACAAGTCCCCACCCCCACCATCGCCATCTCCTCCTCCTCCCTACTATTACAAATCACCTCCACCACCAGATGCATCACCACCACCTCCCTACTACTACAAGTCCCCGCCCCCACCATCACCGTCACCGCCTCCTCCCTACTACTACAAATCCCCGCCCCcaccatcaccatctcctcctcCCCCCTACTACTACAAATCCCCACCACCACCCTCACCATCCCCTCATCCATACCTCTACTCCTCCCCTCCCCCTCCAATCCACTACTAA
- the LOC131246334 gene encoding extensin-2-like isoform X3, translating into MRLPIGDPSSWGRLWPHILLAFAIIFLSSNVEATGEPYIYASPPPPYEYKSPPPPSPSPPPPYYYKSPPPPSPSPPPPYYYKSPPPPSPSPPPPYYYESPPPPEKSPPPPYYYKSPPPPSPSPPPPYYYKSPPPPEKSPPPPYYYKSPPPPSPSPPPPYYYKSPPPPEKSPPPPYYYKSPPPPSPSPPPPYYYKSPPPPEKSPPPPYYYKSPPPPEKSPPPPYYYKSPPPPEKSPPPPYYYKSPPPPEKSPPPPYYYKSPPPPSPSPPPPYYYKSPPPPKEYPTPPYYYKSPPPPKEYPTPPYYYKSPPPPSPSPPPPYYYKSPPPPSPSPPPPYYYKSPPPPSPSPPPPYYYKSPPPPSPSPPPPYYYKSPPPPSPSPPPPYYYKSPPPPSPYPPPPYYYKSPPPPVPVPHPHPHHHPLIVKVVGKVYCYRCYDWKYPKKSHDKKHLKGAVVKITCKAGDKEIVAYGKTKINGKYSIAVEGYDYMKYGDEACKAMLHAPPKDSKCNIPTNLHYGKKGAMLKVKSKTHEEVVLKAKPFAYAPKTPYKECEKPKPKPPTYYYKSPPPPTPTYYYKSPPPPPPTYYYKSPPPPVYYYKSPPPPPPTYYYKSPPPPVYYYKSPPPPPPTYYYKSPPPPVYYYKSPPPPSPSPHPYYYKSPPPPSPSPHPYYYKSPPPPSPSPHPYYYKSPPPPSPSPPPPYYYKSPPPPPPTYYYKSPPPPVYYYKSPPPPSPSPHPYYYKSPPPPSPSPHPYYYKSPPPPSPSPHPYYYKSPPPPSPSPPPPYYYKSPPPPSPSPPHPYYYKSPPPPSPSPPHPYYYKSPPPPSPSPPPPYYYKSPPPPSPSPPPPYYYKSPPPPSPSPPPPYYYKSPPPPNPSPPPPYYYKSPPPPSPSLHPPYYYKSPPPPSPSPPPPYYYKSPPPPSPSPPPPYYYKSPPPPSPSPPTPYYYKSPPPPSPSPHPYYYKSPPPPSPSPPPPYYYKSPPPPSPSPHPYYYKSPPPPSPSPPPPYYYKSPPPPSPSPPPPYYYKSPPPPSPSPPHPYYYKSPPPPSPSPPPPYYYKSPPPPSPSPPPPYYYKSPPPPSPSPPPPYYYKSPPPPSPSPPPPYYYNSPPPPSPSPPPPYYYKSPPPPSPSPPPPYYYKSPPPPDASPPPPYYYKSPPPPSPSPPPPYYYKSPPPPSPSPPPPYYYKSPPPPSPSPHPYLYSSPPPPIHY; encoded by the exons ATGAGACTACCGATCGGCGACCCCTCATCATGGGGTCGTCTGTGGCCACACATACTACTGGCCTTTGCAATCATCTTCTTGTCTAGCAATGTAGAAGCTACCGGCGAGCCGTACATTTACGCCTCGCCACCACCACCATATGAGTATAAGTCGCCGCCACCGCCGTCGCCTTCCCCTCCACCACCATATTACTATAAATCACCACCACCACCGTCTCCGTCACCCCCGCCACCTTACTACTACAAATCGCCGCCTCCTCCGTCTCCGTCTCCGCCACCACCTTACTACTACGAGTCACCACCACCACCTGAAAAGTCCCCTCCACCACCGTATTACTACAAATCTCCTCCACCACCCTCTCCATCTCCACCACCACCTTACTACTACAAGTCACCACCACCACCTGAAAAATCCCCTCCACCACCATATTACTACAAATCTCCTCCACCACCCTCTCCATCTCCTCCACCACCTTACTACTACAAATCTCCACCCCCTCCTGAGAAATCTCCTCCACCACCATACTACTACAAATCTCCTCCACCACCCtctccatcaccaccaccaccttacTACTACAAATCTCCACCACCTCCTGAGAAATCTCCACCACCACCATACTACTACAAATCTCCACCACCTCCTGAGAAATCTCCACCACCACCATACTACTACAAATCTCCACCACCTCCTGAGAAATCTCCTCCACCACCATACTACTACAAATCTCCACCACCTCCTGAGAAATCTCCTCCACCACCATACTACTACAAATCTCCACCACCGCCGTCTCCATCTCCACCACCTCCTTACTACTACAAATCTCCACCCCCACCGAAGGAATATCCAACACCACCATACTACTACAAATCTCCACCCCCGCCAAAGGAATATCCAACACCACCATACTACTACAAATCTCCACCACCACCATCTCCCTCTCCACCACCCCCTTACTACTATAAATccccaccaccaccatcaccatctcctccacCGCCTTACTACTACAAGTCACCACCTCCTCCTTCACCCTCACCTCCACCACCATACTACTACAAGTCTCCCCCACCACCATCACCGTCTCCGCCGCCACCTTACTACTACAAGTCtcccccaccaccatcaccatcaccaccaccaccttacTACTACAAATCTCCACCACCACCTTCCCCATATCCACCACCTCCATACTACTACAAATCACCACCACCTCCAGTGCCAGtcccacacccacacccacaccaccACCCCCTCATCGTGAAGGTCGTCGGAAAGGTTTACTGCTACCGATGCTACGACTGGAAATATCCCAAGAAGTCCCATGACAAGAAACATCTCAAAG GTGCTGTTGTGAAAATCACGTGCAAGGCTGGAGACAAAGAGATTGTAGCCTATGGCAAGACCAAGATCAATGGAAAATACAGCATTGCTGTGGAAGGCTATGATTATATGAAATATGGAGATGAGGCTTGCAAGGCCATGCTCCATGCACCACCAAAGGACTCCAAGTGTAACATCCCCACAAACCTCCATTATGGCAAGAAAGGGGCCATGCTCAAAGTGAAATCCAAAACCCATGAAGAGGTTGTCCTTAAAGCCAAGCCATTTGCCTATGCACCCAAGACCCCGTACAAGGAATGCGAGAAACCTAAGCCAAAACCACCTACTTACTACTACAAATCCCCACCCCCACCCACACCCACTTACTACTACAAGTCGCCACCACCTCCCCCGCCGACGTACTACTATAAGTCTCCACCACCACCAGTCTACTACTACAAGTCGCCACCACCTCCCCCGCCGACGTATTACTACAAGTCTCCACCACCACCAGTCTACTACTACAAGTCGCCACCACCTCCCCCGCCGACATACTACTACAAGTCTCCACCACCACCAGTCTACTACTACAAGTCCCCACCTCCACCATCGCCATCTCCCCATCCTTACTACTACAAGTCCCCAC CTCCACCATCGCCATCTCCCCATCCTTACTACTACAAGTCCCCACCTCCACCATCTCCATCTCCCCATCCTTACTACTACAAGTCCCCACCTCCACCATCGCCATCTCCTCCCCCTCCTTACTACTACAAGTCACCACCACCTCCCCCACCAACATACTACTACAAGTCTCCACCACCACCAGTCTACTACTACAAGTCCCCACCTCCACCATCGCCATCTCCCCATCCTTACTACTACAAGTCCCCACCTCCACCATCGCCATCTCCTCATCCTTACTACTACAAGTCCCCACCTCCACCATCGCCATCTCCCCATCCTTACTACTACAAGTCCCCACCCCCACCATCGCCATCTCCTCCTCCTCCATACTACTACAAGTCCCCACccccaccatcaccatcacccccTCATCCCTACTACTACAAATCCCCACCACCCCCATCACCATCCCCACCACATCCATACTACTACAAATCCCCACCTCCCCCATCGCCATCTCCACCACCACCCTACTACTACAAATCCCCACCACCTCCATCTCCAAGCCCACCACCTCCCTACTACTACAAGTCCCCACCCCCACCATCGCCGTCTCCTCCTCCTCCATACTATTACAAATCACCTCCACCACCAAATCCATCTCCACCACCTCCCTACTACTACAAGTCCCCGCCCCCACCATCACCGTCATTGCATCCTCCCTACTACTACAAATCCCCACCCCCACCATCGCCATCTCCTCCTCCCCCTTACTACTACAAATCCCCACCTCCACCATCACCATCTCCACCACCACCCTATTACTACAAATCTCCTCCTCCCCCATCACCTTCACCACCAACACCTTATTACTACAAGAGCCCACCACCTCCCTCACCATCTCCTCATCCATACTACTACAAGTCCCCACCTCCACCATCACCCTCACCACCACCACCCTATTACTACAAATCTCCCCCTCCCCCATCACCATCCCCACATCCATACTACTACAAGTCCCCGCCACCCCCATCACCATCTCCACCCCCTCCTTACTACTACAAGTCTCCACCTCCACCATCGCCATCTCCTCCCCCTCCTTACTACTACAAGTCCCCACCCCcaccatcaccatctcctccccaTCCTTACTACTACAAGTCTCCACCGCCACCATCCCCATCTCCTCCTCCTCCATACTACTACAAGTCCCCACccccaccatcaccatcacccccTCCTCCCTACTACTACAAATCCCCACCACCCCCATCACCATCCCCACCACCTCCATACTACTACAAATCCCCACCTCCCCCATCACCATCTCCACCACCACCCTACTACTACAATTCCCCACCACCTCCATCGCCATCTCCGCCACCTCCCTACTACTACAAGTCCCCACCCCCACCATCGCCATCTCCTCCTCCTCCCTACTATTACAAATCACCTCCACCACCAGATGCATCACCACCACCTCCCTACTACTACAAGTCCCCGCCCCCACCATCACCGTCACCGCCTCCTCCCTACTACTACAAATCCCCGCCCCcaccatcaccatctcctcctcCCCCCTACTACTACAAATCCCCACCACCACCCTCACCATCCCCTCATCCATACCTCTACTCCTCCCCTCCCCCTCCAATCCACTACTAA